The following proteins are encoded in a genomic region of Streptomyces lunaelactis:
- a CDS encoding anthranilate synthase component I: MDLETFRKLAADRRVIPVSRRLLADGDTPVGLYRKLAAEREGTFLLESAENGRSWSRYSFIGVRSDATLTERDGSTRWLGNPPVGVPVDGDPLQALRATVETLHTPRDLASGMPPFTGGMVGYLGYDIVRRLEKIGPGERDDLKLPELTMLLTSDLAVLDHWDGTVLLIANAINHNDLDTGIDEAYTDAVARLDAMESDLARPLASAPAALPPSELPEFSALWGGKAYQDAVEDIKERIRAGEAFQVVPSQRFETPCHASALDVYRVLRATNPSPYMYLFRFDGFDVVGSSPEALVKVEDGHAMVHPIAGTRPRGATPQEDQALAEELMADPKERAEHLMLVDLGRNDLGRVCAPGSVEVVDFMSVERYSHVMHIVSTVTGQVAEGRTAFDVLTACFPAGTLSGAPKPRAMQIIDELEPSRRGLYGGCVGYLDFAGDSDTAIAIRTALLRDGTAYVQAGAGVVADSDPVGEDTECRNKAAAVLRAVHTANRLNGA; encoded by the coding sequence ATGGATCTCGAGACCTTCCGCAAGCTCGCCGCCGACCGCCGTGTCATCCCCGTCAGCCGCCGCCTTCTCGCGGACGGCGACACCCCGGTCGGGCTCTACCGCAAGCTCGCCGCCGAGCGCGAAGGCACCTTCCTCCTCGAATCCGCCGAGAACGGCCGCTCGTGGTCCCGCTACTCCTTCATCGGCGTGCGATCCGACGCGACCCTCACCGAACGGGACGGCTCGACCCGCTGGCTCGGCAACCCGCCCGTCGGCGTCCCCGTCGACGGCGACCCGCTGCAGGCCCTGCGCGCCACCGTCGAGACCCTGCACACCCCGCGCGACCTCGCCTCCGGCATGCCGCCCTTCACCGGCGGCATGGTCGGCTATCTCGGGTACGACATCGTGCGCCGGCTGGAGAAGATCGGCCCCGGCGAGCGCGACGACCTGAAGCTCCCCGAGCTGACCATGCTGCTCACCTCGGACCTCGCCGTGCTCGACCACTGGGACGGCACCGTCCTGCTGATCGCCAACGCCATCAACCACAACGACCTCGACACCGGCATCGACGAGGCCTACACGGACGCCGTCGCCCGTCTCGACGCGATGGAGTCCGATCTGGCGCGGCCGCTGGCCTCCGCGCCGGCCGCGCTGCCGCCCTCCGAGCTGCCGGAGTTCTCGGCGCTGTGGGGCGGCAAGGCCTACCAGGACGCCGTCGAGGACATCAAGGAGCGCATCCGGGCCGGCGAGGCCTTCCAGGTCGTACCCTCGCAGCGCTTCGAAACCCCTTGCCACGCAAGCGCGTTGGACGTCTACCGGGTACTGCGGGCCACCAACCCCAGCCCGTACATGTACCTCTTCCGCTTCGACGGCTTCGATGTCGTCGGCTCCAGCCCCGAGGCGCTGGTCAAGGTCGAGGACGGGCACGCCATGGTGCACCCGATCGCCGGGACCCGGCCGCGCGGCGCGACCCCGCAGGAGGACCAGGCGCTCGCCGAAGAGCTCATGGCCGACCCCAAGGAGCGCGCCGAGCATCTGATGCTCGTCGACCTCGGCCGCAACGACCTGGGCCGGGTCTGCGCGCCCGGCAGCGTCGAGGTCGTCGACTTCATGTCGGTCGAGCGGTACTCCCACGTCATGCACATCGTCTCGACCGTGACCGGCCAGGTCGCCGAAGGCCGTACCGCCTTCGACGTACTGACCGCCTGCTTCCCCGCGGGCACGCTCTCCGGCGCCCCCAAGCCCCGCGCGATGCAGATCATCGACGAGCTCGAACCTTCGCGGCGCGGCCTGTACGGCGGCTGCGTCGGCTATCTCGACTTCGCCGGGGACTCCGACACCGCGATCGCCATCCGCACCGCGCTGCTGCGCGACGGCACCGCGTACGTGCAGGCCGGAGCCGGTGTGGTGGCGGACTCCGACCCGGTCGGCGAGGATACCGAGTGCCGGAACAAGGCGGCCGCGGTGCTCCGCGCCGTCCACACGGCGAACCGCCTCAACGGAGCATGA
- the hisI gene encoding phosphoribosyl-AMP cyclohydrolase, whose amino-acid sequence MTSSVPASSLDPAVAARLKRSADGLVPAIAQQYDTGEVLMLGWMDDEALHRTLTTGRCTYFSRSRQEYWVKGDTSGHVQHVRSVALDCDADTVLVKVDQVGAACHTGARTCFDNDVLLDK is encoded by the coding sequence ATGACCAGCAGTGTCCCCGCAAGCTCCCTCGATCCCGCCGTCGCCGCCCGCCTCAAGCGCAGCGCCGACGGCCTGGTTCCGGCCATCGCCCAGCAGTACGACACCGGTGAGGTGCTGATGCTCGGCTGGATGGACGACGAGGCCCTGCACCGCACCCTGACCACCGGCCGCTGCACCTACTTCTCACGCAGCCGCCAGGAGTACTGGGTCAAGGGCGACACCTCCGGCCATGTCCAGCACGTCAGGTCCGTCGCCCTGGACTGCGACGCCGACACGGTCCTCGTCAAGGTCGACCAGGTGGGCGCCGCCTGCCACACGGGGGCCCGCACCTGCTTCGACAACGACGTTCTCCTGGACAAGTAG
- a CDS encoding TIGR03085 family metal-binding protein, with product MSTHAKRERLLLADLLEAAGSDAPTLCEGWTTRELAAHVVMRERRMDAAAGVLLGALRERMERVQAEFAAKPYEELIQLIRTGPPRMSPYGIKQIDEAANTVEFFVHAEDVRRAQPDWTPRELDQVFENALWSRLEKASRLLGRRAPVGLVLRRADGQTAVAHRGTPVVTASGEPGELTIFMFGRQDAAQVDLEGDKDAITRLNEAKLGL from the coding sequence ATGTCGACCCATGCAAAGCGTGAACGACTTCTGCTCGCTGATCTGTTGGAAGCGGCGGGCTCGGATGCTCCGACCCTGTGCGAGGGCTGGACGACCCGGGAGCTCGCGGCCCATGTGGTGATGCGCGAGCGACGGATGGACGCGGCGGCCGGGGTACTGCTCGGCGCGCTCAGGGAGCGTATGGAGCGGGTGCAGGCGGAGTTCGCCGCGAAGCCGTACGAGGAGCTGATCCAGCTGATCCGTACGGGACCGCCGAGGATGTCCCCGTACGGGATCAAGCAGATCGACGAGGCCGCGAACACCGTCGAGTTCTTCGTCCACGCCGAGGATGTGCGGCGGGCGCAGCCGGACTGGACGCCGCGCGAGCTGGACCAGGTCTTCGAGAACGCCCTGTGGTCACGGCTGGAGAAGGCGTCCAGGCTGCTGGGCCGCAGGGCGCCGGTCGGTCTGGTGCTGCGCCGTGCGGACGGTCAGACGGCGGTCGCCCACCGCGGCACCCCGGTGGTGACGGCGTCCGGGGAGCCGGGCGAGCTGACGATCTTCATGTTCGGGCGGCAGGACGCGGCGCAGGTGGACCTCGAGGGCGACAAGGACGCGATCACCCGGCTGAACGAAGCCAAGCTGGGGTTGTAG
- a CDS encoding MFS transporter — translation MSAVDSKAMAAAVERPAYRDTNVLRWLGAYAASTVGDIIYYLALSWAATRGGSPAQAGVVLAISAVPRALLMLGGGVLADRLGPRRVVIAGDAARSVIVLGVAALLLVAAPGLWLLAAVAVVFGVLDALFMPAVGALPPRIAPPGQLARIQGMRGLASRLATVVGAPLGGVAVALGGSVTAFGLAGLLFALSLPLLLAVRIGPLPADDDRPKATALRDLTGGLTYIRRHRVLAPLLVVIALGDLGFVGPLNVGLALLADDRGWGASGMGWILAGFGIGSGAASLLLAVRGRIARAGLVQGLALVVGAGAIAALAVVPHIVAAAGIAVAIGLFAGLSGAVCSALVQTQTDPAYLGRVTSVSTFFSLGVAPLSFPLTGAAVGLWGTAPVFTASAAVCALGAVYGLCSKGLRGAELP, via the coding sequence ATGTCCGCCGTGGACAGCAAGGCCATGGCCGCCGCCGTCGAACGCCCCGCGTACCGCGACACCAATGTGCTGCGCTGGCTCGGCGCCTACGCAGCGTCGACCGTCGGCGACATCATCTACTACCTGGCCCTGTCCTGGGCCGCCACCCGCGGCGGCAGCCCCGCCCAGGCAGGCGTCGTGCTCGCCATCAGCGCCGTGCCGCGCGCCCTGCTGATGCTCGGCGGGGGAGTACTCGCCGACCGCCTCGGACCCCGCCGGGTGGTCATCGCCGGCGACGCGGCACGCAGCGTGATCGTCCTCGGTGTCGCGGCCCTGCTGCTCGTCGCCGCCCCGGGGCTGTGGCTGCTGGCCGCCGTCGCCGTGGTCTTCGGCGTTCTGGACGCGCTCTTCATGCCGGCCGTCGGTGCCCTCCCGCCCCGGATCGCCCCGCCGGGCCAGCTCGCCAGGATCCAGGGCATGCGCGGACTCGCCTCCCGCCTCGCCACCGTCGTCGGCGCCCCGCTCGGCGGTGTCGCGGTCGCCCTCGGCGGCTCTGTGACCGCGTTCGGCCTCGCCGGACTGCTCTTCGCGCTCTCGCTGCCGCTGCTGCTCGCCGTACGGATCGGTCCGCTGCCGGCCGACGACGACCGCCCCAAGGCCACCGCCCTGCGGGATCTGACGGGAGGGCTGACCTACATCCGCCGCCACCGGGTCCTCGCCCCGCTGCTGGTCGTCATCGCCCTGGGCGACCTGGGCTTCGTCGGACCGCTGAACGTCGGCCTCGCCCTGCTCGCGGACGACCGCGGCTGGGGCGCGTCCGGCATGGGCTGGATCCTCGCCGGGTTCGGCATCGGCTCGGGCGCGGCCTCACTGCTGCTGGCCGTGCGGGGCCGTATCGCGCGCGCCGGACTCGTCCAGGGACTCGCGCTGGTCGTCGGCGCCGGGGCGATCGCCGCCCTCGCCGTAGTGCCGCACATCGTCGCCGCGGCCGGCATCGCCGTCGCGATCGGGCTCTTCGCGGGGCTGAGCGGCGCGGTGTGCAGCGCGCTCGTGCAGACGCAGACCGATCCGGCCTACCTCGGCCGCGTCACCTCGGTCTCGACCTTCTTCAGCCTCGGCGTCGCACCGCTCAGCTTCCCGCTCACCGGCGCGGCCGTCGGCCTGTGGGGCACCGCGCCCGTCTTCACCGCGAGCGCGGCGGTCTGCGCCCTCGGAGCGGTCTACGGACTGTGCTCCAAGGGCCTGCGCGGCGCCGAGCTCCCGTGA
- the hisF gene encoding imidazole glycerol phosphate synthase subunit HisF: MTLAIRVIPCLDVDNGRVVKGVNFQNLRDAGDPVEMAKLYDAEGADELTFLDITASSGNRETTYDVVRRTAEQVFIPLTVGGGVRSADDVDKLLRAGADKVGVNTAAIARPELIREIAERFGRQVLVLSVDARRTPGGSFEVTTHGGREGTGIDAVEWAHRAAELGAGEILLNSMDADGTKDGYDTEMIAAVRKHVTVPVIASGGAGKLADFPPAIAAGADAVLAASVFHFGDLRISQVKDTLRQAGHPVR, encoded by the coding sequence ATGACTCTCGCCATACGGGTCATTCCCTGCCTGGACGTGGACAACGGACGGGTCGTCAAGGGCGTCAACTTCCAGAATCTGCGCGACGCGGGCGACCCCGTCGAGATGGCCAAGCTGTACGACGCCGAGGGCGCCGACGAGCTGACCTTCCTCGACATCACGGCCTCCTCCGGCAACCGCGAGACGACCTACGACGTGGTGCGCCGCACCGCCGAGCAGGTCTTCATCCCGCTGACCGTGGGCGGCGGTGTGCGCAGCGCCGACGACGTCGACAAGCTGCTGCGCGCGGGCGCCGACAAGGTGGGCGTCAACACCGCGGCGATCGCCCGCCCCGAGCTGATCCGCGAGATCGCCGAGCGTTTCGGGCGCCAGGTGCTGGTGCTGTCGGTCGACGCGCGGCGTACGCCCGGGGGCTCCTTCGAGGTCACCACGCACGGCGGCCGCGAGGGCACAGGCATCGACGCCGTCGAATGGGCGCACCGGGCCGCCGAGTTGGGCGCGGGCGAGATCCTCCTCAACTCGATGGACGCCGACGGCACGAAGGACGGCTATGACACCGAGATGATCGCGGCGGTGCGCAAGCACGTCACCGTCCCGGTCATCGCATCCGGTGGCGCGGGCAAGCTCGCCGACTTCCCGCCGGCCATCGCGGCGGGCGCGGACGCGGTCCTGGCCGCGTCCGTCTTCCACTTCGGCGATCTGCGTATCTCCCAGGTCAAGGACACACTGCGGCAGGCCGGCCACCCGGTCCGGTGA